A window of the Microbacterium sp. AZCO genome harbors these coding sequences:
- a CDS encoding extracellular solute-binding protein yields MKPTPGRLGRAAAVLAVAGLAVMIGGCAANPSNGVTTLNFFQFKGEALEDFDKIITDFEAENPDIKVVQNQVADADTTIRTLLVKDKVPDVITLNANGGFGKLAQAGVFYDFSKEPVLQTINPAVQEILAKLGNKKGEVNGLGYVNNANGVIYNQDIFDKLGLQVPTTWDEFIAVCDKLEAAGITPFYGTLADSWTGLPSFNALGAYPSQGDFWDKMRAEGENVGPDSEVSFQKDFPEALDQQYELYSKYMQDGYRGKTYDDGNAAFAKGEVAMLLQGIWATNPIKQVNPEIRAGIFPYPATENPDDRLLVSGVDVVVTMGKNPPHKKEAMRFIDYMFQKGVIEEFAASQNMVPSVKGAKLGDDPALQSVKPYFDEGRITGFIDHQIPPSIPLAAIIQQFLFSGDTHAALATLDSEWAKVAARTIPVTGE; encoded by the coding sequence ATGAAACCCACTCCAGGCCGCCTCGGCCGAGCTGCCGCGGTGCTGGCCGTCGCAGGCCTCGCCGTCATGATCGGCGGCTGCGCCGCCAACCCCTCGAACGGGGTGACGACGCTCAACTTCTTCCAGTTCAAGGGAGAGGCGCTCGAGGACTTCGACAAGATCATCACGGACTTCGAGGCCGAGAACCCCGACATCAAGGTCGTGCAGAACCAGGTCGCCGATGCCGACACGACCATCCGGACGCTCCTGGTCAAGGACAAGGTCCCGGACGTCATCACCCTGAACGCCAACGGCGGCTTCGGCAAGCTCGCGCAGGCGGGGGTCTTCTACGACTTCTCCAAGGAGCCCGTCCTGCAGACGATCAACCCGGCCGTGCAGGAGATCCTCGCCAAGCTCGGCAACAAGAAGGGCGAGGTCAACGGCCTCGGCTACGTCAACAACGCCAACGGCGTCATCTACAACCAGGACATCTTCGACAAGCTGGGGCTTCAGGTGCCGACGACGTGGGACGAGTTCATCGCGGTCTGCGACAAGCTCGAGGCCGCCGGCATCACGCCCTTCTACGGCACGCTCGCGGACTCCTGGACGGGGCTGCCCTCGTTCAACGCGCTCGGGGCGTATCCGTCGCAGGGCGACTTCTGGGACAAGATGCGCGCGGAGGGTGAGAACGTCGGTCCCGACTCCGAGGTGTCGTTCCAGAAGGACTTCCCCGAGGCGCTCGACCAGCAGTACGAGCTGTACTCGAAGTACATGCAGGACGGCTACCGCGGCAAGACCTATGACGACGGCAACGCGGCCTTCGCGAAGGGGGAGGTCGCGATGCTCCTCCAGGGCATCTGGGCCACCAACCCCATCAAGCAGGTCAATCCCGAGATCCGCGCGGGGATCTTCCCCTATCCCGCCACCGAGAACCCCGACGACCGGCTGCTCGTGTCGGGAGTCGACGTCGTCGTGACGATGGGCAAGAACCCGCCGCACAAGAAGGAGGCGATGCGCTTCATCGACTACATGTTCCAGAAGGGCGTCATCGAGGAGTTTGCGGCGTCTCAGAACATGGTCCCGTCGGTGAAGGGCGCGAAGCTCGGCGACGACCCCGCCCTGCAGTCGGTCAAGCCCTACTTCGACGAGGGCAGGATCACCGGCTTCATCGACCACCAGATCCCGCCCAGCATCCCGCTCGCCGCGATCATCCAGCAGTTCCTCTTCAGCGGCGACACCCACGCGGCGCTCGCCACCCTCGACAGCGAGTGGGCCAAGGTGGCCGCCCGCACGATCCCCGTGACAGGAGAGTAG
- a CDS encoding alpha-galactosidase — translation MHSTDRALDADAPVSATSRVLHLRRGGTSVVIDLDASPTPAIVHWGEELVDSPDESLGSLALAARPQRVSGGLDETARLTVIPTPAGGWLGTPGLEGHRSGAGFSARFDVAGIQANDHRASLALVDGESRLAAQLELRVGPSGLFHQRLTVRNTGETPYTVQSLQLFFPVPWDATELLDTTGRHLRERTPQRREFTFGTHLRESRRGRPGADATLLLAAGRPGFGFETGRVHGIHVAWSGNHRVLAERVVTGEAFLAGGELLGAGEIVLAPGTSLASPWVIGSWGDGLTELSHRFHDEWRRRPQHPRRPRPVTLNTWEAVYFDHSLEKLSQLADAAAQAGIERFVLDDGWFAGRRDDTKGLGDWYVDETVWPEGLHPLIRHVRGLGMEFGLWVEPEMINPDSDLARSHPDWILRGRMQLPPSARQQQVLDLAHPEAYAYIAERLHAILDEHEIAYLKWDHNRDLVDAGSGPEGVARVHDHTLAVYRLIDELKAAHPGLEIESCASGGARVDLGILDRTDRIWTSDSLDPLERLANQRHTALVVPPELMGMHLTSPVVHSSGRAVGLGLSAAVALFGHFGVEWDLTSAAPETRERVAEWVALAKRVRPLVATGRTVDVDGTDPGIDVRGIVAEDAAAAFFTITQVETTVAYPPGRIRMPGLDPARRYRVQVLSPGQPYEDAGQSALEWATQGVVLTGRELATIGLRPPVQLPQRSTVVELTALS, via the coding sequence ATGCACTCCACCGACCGGGCGCTCGACGCCGACGCCCCCGTCTCCGCCACCTCCCGCGTCCTCCACCTCCGCCGCGGCGGCACGAGCGTCGTGATCGACCTCGACGCCTCGCCCACGCCGGCGATCGTCCACTGGGGCGAGGAGCTCGTCGATTCCCCGGACGAGTCGCTCGGCTCGCTCGCCCTCGCCGCCCGGCCCCAGCGCGTCTCCGGCGGGCTGGACGAGACGGCGCGGCTCACGGTGATCCCCACCCCCGCCGGAGGATGGCTGGGCACCCCCGGGCTGGAAGGCCACCGCTCGGGGGCGGGCTTCAGCGCACGCTTCGACGTCGCCGGCATCCAGGCGAACGACCACCGGGCGTCGCTCGCCCTCGTGGACGGCGAGTCCCGCCTCGCGGCGCAGCTCGAGCTGCGGGTCGGCCCGAGCGGCCTCTTCCACCAGCGCCTGACGGTGCGCAACACCGGCGAGACGCCGTACACCGTGCAGTCGCTGCAGCTCTTCTTCCCCGTCCCGTGGGACGCGACCGAGCTCCTCGACACGACCGGCCGCCACCTCCGCGAGCGCACGCCGCAGCGGCGCGAGTTCACCTTCGGCACGCACCTGCGCGAGAGCCGGCGCGGTCGACCCGGCGCCGACGCGACGCTCCTCCTCGCGGCGGGACGCCCCGGCTTCGGCTTCGAGACGGGCCGCGTGCACGGCATCCACGTCGCCTGGAGCGGCAATCACCGCGTGCTCGCCGAGCGCGTCGTCACGGGTGAGGCCTTCCTCGCGGGCGGCGAGCTGCTCGGCGCCGGTGAGATCGTCCTCGCGCCGGGCACCTCGCTCGCGTCCCCGTGGGTCATCGGCTCATGGGGCGACGGACTCACCGAGCTGTCGCACCGCTTCCACGACGAGTGGCGCCGGCGCCCGCAGCACCCGCGACGGCCCCGCCCCGTGACCCTCAACACGTGGGAGGCCGTCTATTTCGACCACTCGCTCGAGAAGCTGAGCCAGCTCGCGGATGCCGCGGCCCAGGCCGGGATCGAGCGGTTCGTCCTCGACGACGGGTGGTTCGCGGGCCGTCGCGACGACACCAAGGGCCTCGGCGACTGGTACGTCGACGAGACGGTGTGGCCGGAGGGCCTGCATCCCCTCATCCGGCACGTGCGCGGGCTCGGCATGGAGTTCGGCCTCTGGGTCGAGCCCGAGATGATCAACCCCGACAGCGACCTCGCGCGCTCGCACCCCGACTGGATCCTCCGCGGCCGCATGCAGCTGCCGCCGTCAGCGCGCCAGCAGCAGGTGCTCGACCTCGCGCACCCCGAGGCCTACGCCTACATCGCGGAGCGCCTGCACGCGATCCTCGACGAGCACGAGATCGCGTACCTCAAGTGGGACCACAACCGTGACCTCGTCGACGCCGGCTCCGGCCCCGAGGGCGTCGCCCGCGTGCACGACCACACGCTCGCCGTGTACCGCCTCATCGACGAGCTCAAGGCCGCGCACCCCGGGCTCGAGATCGAGAGCTGCGCCTCGGGCGGCGCCCGCGTCGATCTCGGCATCCTGGACCGCACCGACCGCATCTGGACGAGCGACAGCCTCGACCCGCTGGAGCGCCTCGCGAATCAGCGCCACACGGCCCTCGTCGTGCCGCCCGAGCTCATGGGCATGCACCTCACGAGTCCCGTCGTCCACTCGTCGGGGCGTGCCGTCGGCCTCGGTCTGAGCGCCGCCGTCGCCCTCTTCGGGCACTTCGGGGTCGAGTGGGACCTCACGTCCGCTGCGCCCGAGACGCGCGAGCGGGTCGCGGAGTGGGTCGCCCTCGCCAAGCGCGTGCGCCCGCTCGTTGCGACGGGCCGCACGGTCGACGTCGACGGCACCGACCCCGGGATCGACGTGCGCGGCATCGTCGCGGAGGACGCGGCAGCCGCCTTCTTCACGATCACGCAGGTCGAGACCACGGTCGCCTACCCGCCGGGACGGATCAGGATGCCGGGCCTCGATCCGGCTCGCCGGTACCGCGTTCAGGTGCTCTCCCCCGGACAGCCCTACGAGGACGCCGGACAGTCCGCCCTGGAATGGGCGACCCAGGGCGTCGTGCTGACGGGTCGCGAACTCGCGACCATCGGCCTGCGCCCGCCCGTCCAGCTCCCCCAGCGCTCGACCGTCGTCGAGCTCACCGCCCTCTCCTGA
- a CDS encoding ROK family transcriptional regulator, with protein MLTDSEKALARAVLIHGPISRSALTTRLGLSPASLTRLAKPFLDQGLLVELDDSADGSVGRPVRPLDVADIGRFAGVKITGDALHVVATDVRASLLATTSHPLRSHDPAAVADEVAAAVADLGLGSLTGVGISLGGSVRDGVSEFAPFLGWKDVAFGALVEERVVAPVSLENDVVALAEAERWFGRGRGIPGFSVITIGAGIGYGLVVHGEVVRSREAGVGLGGHIPLSAVGPVCQQGHRGCAEAMLTSGSIAGQVSASLQRSVGYDEALALASAGDPAARAVVDAAADALGRLVALAANLTLQPAAVLAGEGIGLFTVAEERVRAAIAADRDPRADPIELYIDDSGFTAWARGAAAVAIQAAVDRLRLD; from the coding sequence ATGCTGACGGACAGCGAAAAGGCGCTCGCGCGTGCCGTGCTCATCCACGGCCCCATCTCGCGCAGCGCCCTTACGACGCGCCTCGGTCTCTCGCCGGCGAGCCTCACGCGCCTCGCCAAGCCCTTCCTCGATCAGGGTCTGCTGGTGGAGCTCGACGACAGCGCCGATGGATCCGTCGGGCGTCCCGTGCGTCCCCTCGACGTGGCCGACATCGGCCGCTTCGCCGGTGTGAAGATCACCGGCGACGCGCTCCACGTGGTCGCGACGGACGTCCGCGCGTCCCTGCTCGCCACGACATCGCACCCCCTCCGCAGCCACGATCCGGCGGCCGTCGCCGACGAGGTCGCCGCGGCGGTCGCCGACCTCGGGCTCGGGAGCCTCACGGGGGTCGGCATCTCGCTCGGCGGCTCGGTGCGCGACGGCGTCTCGGAGTTCGCGCCCTTCCTCGGCTGGAAGGATGTCGCGTTCGGCGCGCTCGTCGAGGAGCGGGTCGTGGCCCCCGTCTCGCTCGAGAACGACGTGGTCGCGCTCGCCGAGGCCGAGCGGTGGTTCGGGCGGGGGCGTGGCATCCCGGGCTTCTCGGTCATCACGATCGGCGCGGGCATCGGATACGGGCTGGTCGTCCACGGCGAGGTCGTGCGCTCCCGCGAAGCGGGTGTCGGACTCGGCGGCCACATTCCGCTGAGCGCCGTCGGGCCCGTCTGCCAGCAGGGCCATCGCGGCTGCGCCGAGGCGATGCTCACCTCGGGGTCGATCGCGGGCCAGGTCTCGGCATCCCTCCAGCGCTCCGTCGGCTACGACGAGGCGCTCGCGCTCGCGTCGGCGGGCGATCCCGCCGCGCGCGCCGTGGTGGATGCCGCGGCCGACGCCCTCGGACGCCTGGTCGCGCTCGCCGCCAACCTCACGCTGCAGCCCGCGGCCGTGCTCGCGGGCGAGGGGATCGGTCTGTTCACGGTGGCCGAGGAGCGCGTGCGCGCCGCGATCGCCGCCGACCGCGATCCGCGCGCCGATCCGATAGAGCTGTACATCGACGACTCGGGCTTCACCGCGTGGGCGCGCGGAGCCGCCGCGGTCGCGATCCAGGCCGCGGTCGATCGGCTGCGGCTGGACTGA
- a CDS encoding alpha-glucosidase gives MTNPLTDPATAPWWTGAVVYQIYPRSFQDSNGDGIGDLRGVLERIDHLVELGVDVVWFSPIYRSPQDDNGYDISDYQDVDPLFGTLDDLDDVVTALHDRGIKVVMDLVVNHTSDEHPWFVESRSSRDSPKRDWYWWRPARPGTVAGEPGAEPTNWGSFFSGPTWAWDEATGEYYLHLFSRKQPDLNWENPEVREAVYAMMRWWLDRGIDGFRMDVINLISKRFGPDSSLADGIVTVGPYGDAGPLTTNGPRLHEFLQEMSQEVFAGRRSGLLLVGETPGATIDDGRLLTDPARRELDMIFTFEHMGIDHGPAGRFDVVPLDLVQLKATMARWQTGLQEAGWNSLYWENHDQPRIVSRFGDDGEYRRESATMLATVLHLHRGTPYVYQGEELGMTNAHFTSFASYRDIESLRYVAQARALGHVSDDQLLKGLADGSRDNARTPVQWDASPEAGFTTGTPWIAVNPNHRSLNAEAERADEASVFHHYRRLIALRHADPVVRFGDFALLLADDPDVYAFTRTLGTGGLVVAANFRGHARTVDLGIDLTGGELVIGNYPDSTVPPGAGVVTLRPWEAVVVRVADRAE, from the coding sequence ATGACCAACCCGCTCACCGACCCCGCGACCGCTCCCTGGTGGACGGGCGCCGTCGTCTACCAGATCTATCCGCGCTCGTTCCAGGACTCGAACGGCGACGGCATCGGCGACCTCCGCGGCGTGCTGGAGCGCATCGACCACCTGGTCGAGCTGGGCGTCGACGTCGTGTGGTTCTCGCCGATCTACCGCAGCCCGCAGGACGACAACGGCTACGACATCAGCGACTACCAGGACGTCGATCCGCTGTTCGGCACCCTCGACGACCTCGATGACGTCGTGACCGCCCTGCACGACCGCGGCATCAAGGTCGTGATGGACCTCGTGGTCAACCACACGAGCGACGAGCACCCGTGGTTCGTCGAGTCGCGCTCGTCGAGGGACAGTCCGAAGCGCGACTGGTACTGGTGGCGCCCCGCGCGTCCCGGCACGGTCGCGGGCGAGCCCGGCGCGGAGCCGACGAACTGGGGCTCGTTCTTCTCCGGTCCGACGTGGGCGTGGGATGAGGCGACGGGCGAGTACTACCTGCACCTCTTCAGCCGCAAGCAGCCCGACCTCAATTGGGAGAACCCCGAAGTGCGCGAGGCGGTGTACGCCATGATGCGCTGGTGGCTCGACCGCGGGATCGACGGCTTCCGCATGGACGTCATCAACCTCATCTCCAAGCGCTTCGGACCCGACAGCTCGCTCGCCGACGGGATCGTGACGGTCGGTCCGTACGGCGACGCGGGCCCTCTCACGACGAACGGCCCGCGGCTGCACGAGTTCCTGCAGGAGATGAGCCAGGAGGTCTTCGCGGGCCGACGGAGCGGACTGCTGCTCGTGGGCGAGACGCCCGGCGCGACGATCGACGACGGCCGCCTACTCACCGATCCCGCGCGCCGCGAGCTCGACATGATCTTCACCTTCGAGCACATGGGCATCGACCACGGCCCCGCGGGGCGGTTCGACGTCGTGCCGCTCGACCTGGTCCAGCTCAAGGCCACGATGGCGCGCTGGCAGACGGGACTGCAGGAGGCCGGGTGGAACTCCCTGTACTGGGAGAACCACGACCAGCCCCGCATCGTCTCGCGCTTCGGCGACGACGGCGAATACCGCCGGGAGTCCGCGACGATGCTCGCGACCGTCCTGCATCTGCACCGCGGGACCCCGTACGTCTACCAGGGCGAAGAGCTCGGCATGACGAACGCGCATTTCACGTCGTTCGCGTCGTACCGCGACATCGAGTCGCTGCGGTACGTCGCGCAGGCCCGCGCCCTCGGACACGTCAGCGACGATCAGCTGCTGAAGGGCCTCGCCGACGGCAGCCGCGACAACGCCAGGACGCCGGTGCAGTGGGATGCCTCGCCCGAGGCCGGCTTCACGACCGGCACGCCGTGGATCGCGGTCAACCCCAACCACCGCAGCCTCAACGCGGAGGCGGAGCGGGCGGACGAGGCATCCGTCTTCCACCACTACCGCCGCCTCATCGCCTTGCGGCACGCGGACCCGGTCGTGCGGTTCGGCGACTTCGCGCTGCTGCTGGCCGACGACCCCGACGTCTACGCGTTCACGCGCACGCTCGGCACGGGCGGGCTCGTCGTCGCCGCGAACTTCCGCGGCCACGCGCGGACCGTGGACCTCGGCATCGATCTGACGGGCGGGGAGCTCGTGATCGGCAACTATCCCGACAGCACCGTCCCGCCCGGCGCGGGTGTCGTGACGCTGCGGCCGTGGGAGGCCGTCGTCGTGAGGGTGGCCGATCGGGCGGAGTGA
- the rfaE2 gene encoding D-glycero-beta-D-manno-heptose 1-phosphate adenylyltransferase gives MAHAPAELLALARSTPPQVVVAGDAMLDRWLRGGVRRLSREGPVPVVEVGAADERPGGAANTAANLAALGARVRFTTVVGDDDEGRALARLLGGEGVDTADWVVRTRGATTSKTRVVGNDQMIVRLDAATHDPLDPADRAAWLAALARAARAETLLVCDYGTGLFDEAALDVLTATRPGRLIVDAHDLRPWARVHPDVVLPNADEASTLLERPLPEGPRRVSAVAACAPRLHETSGSTAVVVTLDRDGTLLLQNARVAHRTVAHPVPDGQTIGAGDTFAAGFTVACALGASLAEACDFAQGAADVAVSRPGTTVCTLADLAAASESASHIVDLATLSAAVAEARARRLRIVFTNGCFDLLHPGHAAHLEQAKAQGDVLVVALNDDASVRRLKGPGRPVSPVADRARVVAALACVDYVVVFSGDSPAALLAELEPELYVKGGDYTPEMLDETAIVQAYGGEVRILDFIAAHSTSRLVERIASAAAPTAPGS, from the coding sequence ATGGCACACGCGCCGGCAGAACTCCTCGCGCTCGCCCGCTCGACACCCCCGCAGGTCGTCGTCGCGGGCGACGCGATGCTCGACCGGTGGCTTCGCGGAGGCGTGCGCCGGCTGAGCCGCGAGGGTCCCGTGCCGGTCGTCGAGGTGGGCGCCGCCGACGAGCGACCGGGCGGCGCGGCGAACACCGCGGCCAACCTCGCGGCGCTCGGCGCGCGGGTGCGCTTCACGACTGTCGTCGGAGACGACGACGAGGGGCGCGCGCTCGCACGGCTCCTCGGCGGCGAGGGCGTCGACACCGCGGACTGGGTCGTGCGCACCCGCGGGGCGACGACGAGCAAGACCCGCGTCGTGGGCAACGACCAGATGATCGTGCGATTGGATGCCGCGACCCACGACCCGCTGGACCCCGCCGACCGGGCCGCCTGGCTCGCCGCGCTCGCGCGCGCCGCGCGCGCCGAGACGCTGCTCGTCTGCGACTACGGCACAGGTCTGTTCGACGAGGCGGCGCTCGACGTGCTGACGGCGACCCGGCCCGGGCGGCTCATCGTCGACGCGCACGACCTGCGGCCCTGGGCGCGCGTGCATCCCGACGTCGTGCTGCCCAACGCCGATGAGGCGTCGACGCTGCTCGAGCGACCCCTCCCCGAGGGGCCCAGGCGCGTCTCCGCCGTCGCGGCCTGCGCGCCGCGGCTGCACGAGACGTCCGGCTCGACGGCGGTCGTCGTGACCCTCGACCGCGACGGCACGCTCCTCCTGCAGAACGCCCGCGTCGCGCATCGCACGGTGGCCCATCCCGTGCCGGACGGGCAGACGATCGGCGCCGGCGACACGTTCGCTGCGGGGTTCACGGTCGCCTGCGCCCTCGGCGCGAGCCTCGCCGAGGCGTGCGACTTCGCGCAGGGCGCCGCCGACGTCGCGGTGTCGCGCCCCGGGACGACCGTGTGCACGCTGGCCGATCTCGCGGCTGCGAGCGAGAGCGCCTCGCACATCGTCGACCTCGCGACGCTCTCGGCCGCCGTCGCCGAGGCCCGCGCGCGCCGGTTGCGGATCGTGTTCACGAATGGATGCTTCGACCTGCTGCATCCGGGTCATGCGGCGCACCTCGAACAGGCCAAGGCGCAGGGTGACGTCCTCGTCGTCGCGCTCAACGACGACGCGTCGGTGCGGCGGCTCAAGGGGCCCGGCCGACCCGTGAGCCCCGTCGCCGACCGCGCGCGCGTCGTCGCCGCCCTCGCCTGCGTCGACTACGTCGTGGTGTTCTCGGGCGACTCCCCCGCCGCCCTCCTCGCCGAGCTCGAGCCCGAGCTCTACGTGAAGGGCGGCGACTACACCCCCGAGATGCTCGACGAGACGGCGATCGTGCAGGCGTACGGGGGCGAGGTGCGCATCCTCGACTTCATCGCCGCCCATTCGACGAGTCGCCTCGTCGAGCGCATCGCGAGCGCCGCGGCGCCGACCGCGCCCGGGTCCTGA
- a CDS encoding glycosyltransferase family 9 protein, translated as MKGWGAQIEERFDGVERIAVLRGGGLGDLLFALPAIDALAAAYPGAEIELLGTPLHRALLEGRPGPVTRVEILPRAKGVYGDVDDPLAIELFRDHMRTDGIDLACQLHGGGRFSNPFLLSLGARHTVGTRTEDAAPLERSLPYRYYQHEVFRWLETVALAGAASLGHEPRVEVRETERLGALDLLGAGPEPLVVVHPGATDPRRRWPAERFAEIAGRCAGEGLRVVVVGDGTDAAAGEAIAAGAGAGDAVVSLAGRLSLGELAGLLAVADVFVGNDSGPRHLAQAVGTATVGLFWFGNLVNGGPMTRARQRVHLSFTTHCPVCGRDVTQVGWVAERCEHDPSFLTGIDVDAVYDDVRDLAVTATRALLPGRR; from the coding sequence ATGAAGGGCTGGGGAGCGCAGATCGAGGAGCGATTCGACGGCGTGGAGCGGATCGCCGTGCTGCGCGGCGGCGGCCTCGGCGATCTGCTCTTCGCCCTTCCCGCGATCGACGCGCTCGCGGCGGCGTATCCGGGCGCCGAGATCGAGCTGCTCGGCACGCCGCTGCACCGCGCCCTGCTCGAGGGGCGTCCAGGGCCCGTCACCCGCGTCGAGATCCTGCCGCGTGCGAAGGGCGTCTACGGCGACGTCGACGACCCGCTCGCGATCGAGCTCTTCCGCGACCACATGCGCACCGACGGCATCGACCTCGCGTGCCAGCTGCACGGCGGCGGCCGCTTCTCCAATCCCTTCCTGCTGAGCCTCGGCGCACGCCACACCGTCGGGACCAGAACCGAGGATGCCGCTCCCCTCGAGCGCTCGCTGCCGTACCGCTACTACCAGCACGAGGTCTTCCGCTGGCTCGAGACCGTCGCGCTCGCCGGCGCCGCGTCGCTCGGCCACGAGCCGCGGGTCGAGGTGCGGGAGACGGAGCGCCTGGGCGCCCTCGACCTCCTCGGAGCCGGACCGGAGCCGCTCGTCGTCGTGCACCCCGGTGCGACCGACCCGCGGCGCCGCTGGCCGGCCGAGCGCTTCGCCGAGATCGCCGGCCGGTGCGCGGGCGAGGGCCTGCGGGTCGTGGTCGTGGGCGACGGCACGGATGCCGCGGCCGGCGAGGCGATCGCGGCGGGGGCCGGGGCGGGCGATGCCGTCGTCTCGCTCGCGGGCCGGCTGTCGCTCGGCGAGCTCGCGGGCCTCCTCGCCGTCGCGGACGTCTTCGTGGGCAACGACAGCGGGCCGCGCCATCTCGCCCAGGCCGTCGGGACCGCGACGGTCGGGCTGTTCTGGTTCGGCAACCTCGTCAACGGCGGCCCGATGACGCGGGCGCGGCAGCGCGTGCATCTGTCGTTCACGACGCACTGCCCCGTGTGCGGACGCGACGTGACGCAGGTCGGGTGGGTCGCGGAGCGCTGCGAGCACGACCCGTCGTTCCTCACCGGCATCGACGTCGACGCGGTCTACGACGACGTGCGCGACCTCGCCGTCACGGCCACGAGGGCTCTTCTTCCGGGCAGACGATGA
- a CDS encoding SDR family oxidoreductase yields the protein MTASRPLGTVLVTGGASGLGAAVAAAVGAAGGRPVVLDVAASDHPYSHVCDVSDTRAVEQLVTEIAADVGGFDAVVTAAGIDRPAPFGDLAGDVWERIVAVNLLGTVAVVRAALPSLLKRHGRVVTIASSLGLRVFPDATAYCASKFGVVGFSRALAIETKGRLGVTTVYPAGMDTRFFDGREDRYKPGADAKLIDARDAAETILFALTRPQGVELREVIVCPEEEPSWP from the coding sequence ATGACTGCATCGCGCCCACTCGGCACCGTCCTCGTCACGGGAGGGGCGTCGGGTCTCGGCGCCGCCGTCGCCGCGGCTGTGGGGGCGGCGGGCGGCAGGCCCGTCGTGCTCGACGTCGCAGCATCCGACCACCCGTACAGCCATGTGTGCGACGTCTCGGACACCCGTGCGGTCGAGCAGCTGGTGACCGAGATCGCCGCCGACGTCGGCGGCTTCGACGCCGTCGTGACAGCCGCCGGAATCGACCGCCCGGCACCCTTCGGCGATCTCGCCGGCGACGTCTGGGAGCGGATCGTCGCGGTCAACCTGCTCGGCACGGTCGCCGTCGTGCGCGCCGCGCTGCCGTCGCTGCTGAAGCGGCACGGGCGGGTCGTCACGATCGCCTCGTCGCTCGGGCTGCGCGTGTTCCCCGACGCCACCGCCTACTGCGCCTCGAAGTTCGGCGTCGTCGGGTTCTCGCGTGCGCTCGCGATCGAGACGAAGGGCCGTCTCGGCGTGACGACGGTGTATCCCGCCGGCATGGACACCCGCTTCTTCGACGGCCGCGAAGACCGCTACAAGCCGGGCGCAGACGCGAAGCTGATCGACGCGCGGGATGCCGCCGAGACGATTCTCTTCGCACTGACGAGGCCACAGGGCGTCGAGCTGCGCGAGGTCATCGTCTGCCCGGAAGAAGAGCCCTCGTGGCCGTGA